GCATTTTCTTCAATAAAGGCTCTCCTTGGCGGAACATCATCTCCCATCAGCATTGAAAAAATTCTGTCGGCTTCTGCACCGTTATTTATCGTAACTTGTTGCAAAGTTCTGCTTTCAGGATTCATGGTTGTTTCCCAAAGTTGATCTGCATTCATTTCACCAAGACCTTTATATCTTTGTACATTTACACCGGTTTCTTTTCCTTTTCCAAGTTCTTCCATAGCTTTAACTCTTTCTTCTTCGCTCCAGCAATAAACGGCTTGTTTTCCTTTTTTTACTAAATATAAAGGTGGTGTAGCAATATAAAGATATCCCTTTTCAATTAAATCTTTCATATATCTGAAAAAGAATGTCATAATTAATGTTGTAATATGACTTCCGTCAATATCCGCATCCGTCATAATAATCACTTTATGATAGCGAAGTTTTTCAAGATTTAATGCTTTGCTGTCTTCTTCTGTTCCGATTGATACGCCAAGTGCCGTAAAAATATTTCTGATTTCCTCATTCTCAAAGACCTTATGTTGCATTGCTTTTTCAACATTCAAAATTTTACCTCTTAAGGGTAATATTGCTTGAAAACGTCGGTCTCTCCCTTGTTTGGCCGTACCTCCCGCCGAATCTCCCTCTACAAGATATACTTCCGTTTTAGCGGGATCTCTGTCAGAGCAATCTGATAATTTCCCCGGCAAACCGGAACCTGACATAACATTCTTACGTTGAACAAGTTCACGGGCTTTTCTTGCAGCATGTCTTGCTTGTGCAGCAAGAATAACTTTTTGAACAATACGTTTAGCATCTACAGGATTTTCTTCAAGATAATTACCGAGCATCTCACTTATTGCTTGATCAACAACTTTGCTTATTTCCGAATTTCCAAGTTTTGTTTTTGTTTGCCCTTCAAATTGCGGCTCGGCAACTTTAATGGATATAACACCTGTTAAACCTTCCCTGAAATCATCCCCGCTTATATCGAACTTAAGTTTATTAAGCATCCCGGAATTTTCAGAATAGTTTTTCAATGTTCTCGTTAAACCTCTCCTGAAACCTGTAAGATGTGTTCCGCCTTCATGTGTATTAATATTATTCACATATGCATGGATATTCTCAGTAAAAGATGTATTATATTGAAGGGCAATTTCAACCGGCACATCATCTTTAACTGTCTCAATATTAATTATCTTTTCAATTAAGGGTTCTCTGGTTTGATCCAAATATTCAACAAATTCTTTTAAGCCTTCTTTAGAAAAGAATTCTTCTTTTTTAAAAGAACCGTCTTCTGTAACTTCTCTTTTATCAATCAGGATAATTCTTATACCTTTATTTAAAAAGGAAAGTTCTCGCATTCTTGTAGCGAGAATATTATATTTATATTCCGACACAACAAATATTGTCATATCCGGGAAAAAAGTGATTTGAGTTCCGTGTTTATCAGTATCACCAATAATCTCTACATCAGATACAGGTTTTCCTATTTCATATACTTGTTGATATTTTTTACCTTCTCTGCAAACATTTGCAATCAGTTTAGATGACAGTGCATTTACACATGAAACCCCGACACCGTGTAAACCTCCTGATACTTTATAAGAATCTTTATCAAATTTACCGCCTGCATGCAGTACTGTCATTACGACTTCTAATGCAGATTTTCCTTCTTTTTCATGAAAATCAACAGGAATTCCTCTGCCGTTATCTGTAACAGTAATTGAATTGTCTTCATTAATACAAACCTCAATATCTGTACAGAAGCCGCCTAATGCTTCATCAATAGAATTATCAACAACTTCGTAAACTAAATGATGAAGGCCTCTTTCACTAACATCACCAATATACATTGCAGGTCTTTTTCTTACTGCTTCCAGACCTTCCAGTACTTGAATATTTTCTGCTGAATATTCGTTATTATTATTCTCAATTTTTTTACTCGTCATAATATACTTTTATCTTTAAAAAACTTGTTTTTTTCAGTAAATCTTTTGGGAATAAATATCCTATTAATACTAAAAAAACAAGACTGCGAATATAATCAATTTCAATGAGATAATAAAGAAAATATATATAAAAGTTTTGAACATTATCAGTACAAAACATGTATTTCAACAGGCTGGTAATAAGGCGATTAAATAATTTTTGTTAATACTTATTATTTTTTCTGTAATTTCATTAAAAATAAAACTAATTTTATCAACTTATAAGTCTGATAATATGAAAAAAATCAACAAGTTTTGTTATGAATATCCTCGACCGGCATTAACTTCTGATTGCATAATTTTTTCAAAAATCGAAGATGATATAAAAGTTTTATTAATAGAAAGAGCATATGATCCGTACAAAGGTTTTTGGGCATTTCCGGGAGGCTTTATTGATCCGGATGAAACTACTTTAGAAGCAGCAAAAAGAGAACTTTTAGAAGAAACAGGAATCATCATTGACGAACTGACTCAATTACAAACTTTCAGCGATATTGACAGAGACCCAAGAGGCAGAACAGTAACCGTTGTTTATTATGCATTTATATCCGCAAAGGAAACTGTTATAAATGCCGGAGATGATGCTTCCGAGGCAAGATGGTTTTCAATTAATAAATTACCGAAACTTGCTTTTGATCATGCAATGATTCTTGATTTTGCTCGAAAAGGATTAAGTTTATAAACTCATTTTATTTCTGTTGCAGAAAATCTTCTTAATTTTTCATAAAATGAATCATTTATGACTACAAATAATTTTACATCATCTGCAATTTTCGTAAATTGATTTTCTTGCCCACTGATCATCATTAATTCAGTATTATTTGTTTCTGAATTATATTCGGTAAAAAGAAGTTCATCTGAAGAAGTCCAAATATAAGGCTCCTCATGTTTGGATATTTTCTTATTTTTTTTACCGTCTCCGCGAACAATATTTAAATTGTAAAAAGGGGTTTCCTCAAAATAATCAGTACAAACTTTATAAAGAACTTTTGAAGCATTAGGCGAAATATCAAAAACAATTTTTTGATTAGCATAGCTTTTAACAACAGGTGTTAAACTATATGCATGTAAATCATCAACATAAACAATAAGCATAGTATCAGTTGAAACTATTTTAGCAGCAAATCGTTTTTTCTTTTCAGAATCTTCCGGCGATTTGAATTGAAAAATTCCTGAATTATCTGTAAGTTCTTTTCCGGTTTCGGAATTTATGCAAAATTTATCAAAGTGAACAGGTGATCTGTCACCCATGTATTCTTCAACCTCACTTTTAAAGCTATATCCGTATTCAATTAAAATATTTTCATCCAATGTTATTTTAAAATTACTTATTGCCCATATTTCTGCATGTTCATCTTTTCCGGTAACAGTTTTAACTCTTTCAATAAATTCTGATTTGGTAATTCTTTTAATGAGTTTTATTTCAGGTTTATTTACAATTGAATAAGTGTAAATACAATATTCATCATAATCATAATGTAAATCGGCATATTCAGTATCTTTTTTATGCCAAAAATAAATTTTACTGCTGTCTTTATTAAATTTAAAATCAACCGGATTAATACCTTTGATAATTGGTGTAATTTTTTTCAAATCGGCATTCAGTAAATAAACTCCCGAACTATTTGTAACAAGTAATTTACTGCCGGTTTCTTTTTCAAGATTTTCTTCAACTTTTTTTATAGTATCTGCTTTTTCAATATTAGAAACAGTATCAATTGCATCATTCCGGTTGTCATTATTTGATTGTGTATTGCAAG
The genomic region above belongs to Bacteroidales bacterium and contains:
- the gyrB gene encoding DNA topoisomerase (ATP-hydrolyzing) subunit B gives rise to the protein MTSKKIENNNNEYSAENIQVLEGLEAVRKRPAMYIGDVSERGLHHLVYEVVDNSIDEALGGFCTDIEVCINEDNSITVTDNGRGIPVDFHEKEGKSALEVVMTVLHAGGKFDKDSYKVSGGLHGVGVSCVNALSSKLIANVCREGKKYQQVYEIGKPVSDVEIIGDTDKHGTQITFFPDMTIFVVSEYKYNILATRMRELSFLNKGIRIILIDKREVTEDGSFKKEEFFSKEGLKEFVEYLDQTREPLIEKIINIETVKDDVPVEIALQYNTSFTENIHAYVNNINTHEGGTHLTGFRRGLTRTLKNYSENSGMLNKLKFDISGDDFREGLTGVISIKVAEPQFEGQTKTKLGNSEISKVVDQAISEMLGNYLEENPVDAKRIVQKVILAAQARHAARKARELVQRKNVMSGSGLPGKLSDCSDRDPAKTEVYLVEGDSAGGTAKQGRDRRFQAILPLRGKILNVEKAMQHKVFENEEIRNIFTALGVSIGTEEDSKALNLEKLRYHKVIIMTDADIDGSHITTLIMTFFFRYMKDLIEKGYLYIATPPLYLVKKGKQAVYCWSEEERVKAMEELGKGKETGVNVQRYKGLGEMNADQLWETTMNPESRTLQQVTINNGAEADRIFSMLMGDDVPPRRAFIEENATYANIDA
- a CDS encoding NUDIX hydrolase, whose amino-acid sequence is MKKINKFCYEYPRPALTSDCIIFSKIEDDIKVLLIERAYDPYKGFWAFPGGFIDPDETTLEAAKRELLEETGIIIDELTQLQTFSDIDRDPRGRTVTVVYYAFISAKETVINAGDDASEARWFSINKLPKLAFDHAMILDFARKGLSL